A genomic region of Manihot esculenta cultivar AM560-2 chromosome 15, M.esculenta_v8, whole genome shotgun sequence contains the following coding sequences:
- the LOC110600712 gene encoding WD repeat-containing protein 25, whose product MDLLCNAYSNSSDEEPEPEPGPQPSPVLRPQFRAEYRTVAVPPSKRPKPDSFQSEAPIPGRYLSKRERGLLAQAQAAPASARLDQNLNLPPPTSPVWGSIADSALPRNILLSLKRARGRAQQGQISERLFTALHSHTKPVNALSWSQSHAHLLASAGMDHTICIWNVWSQEQKIAQTFEFHNAAVKDVKWSRHGLSVLSCGYDCSSRLIDVEKGVETQIFKEDQVVGVIKFHPDNSNLFLSGGSKGRIKLWDIRTGKEVHEYIRDLGPILDVEFTINGKHFISSSDVSGGNVSENSIIVWDVSRQVPLSNQVYVEAYTCPCVRCHPFDPCFVAQSNGNYIAIFSTNPPFKLDKYKRYESHGVSGFPIKCNFSSDGEKLVSGSSDGSIYFYSYRSSDIIKKIKAYEQACIDVAFHPIMPNVIASCGWNGEVSVFE is encoded by the exons ATGGATCTTCTCTGCAACGCCTACTCCAACTCATCTGATGAAGAACCCGAACCCGAACCCGGACCTCAACCCAGTCCGGTTCTCAGACCTCAATTCAGAGCAGAGTATAGAACCGTCGCCGTCCCTCCTTCGAAGCGACCCAAACCCGATAGTTTTCAAAGTGAAGCTCCAATTCCCGGTAGATACCTATCCAAGCGAGAGCGAGGTCTCCTTGCTCAAGCACAAGCAGCTCCTGCCTCCGCTCGCCTAGACCAGAATCTTAATCTACCTCCTCCCACTTCACCTG TTTGGGGAAGTATTGCAGATTCAGCTTTACCTCGTAATATTTTGTTATCCTTGAAACGAGCAAGGGGCCGTGCACAGCAAGGCCAAATATCTGAAAGGTTGTTTACAGCTCTGCATAGCCACACAAAGCCTGTCAATGCTCTCAGTTGGTCACAGAGTCATG CTCATCTTCTTGCCTCTGCTGGGATGGATCACACCATATGCATATGGAATGTATGGAGCCAAGAGCAGAAAATAGCACAAACATTTGAGTTCCACAATGCTGCTGTGAAAGATGTGAAGTGGTCTCGGCATGGATTATCAGTGCTTTCTTGCGGATATGACTGCTCATCAAGGTTGATTGATGTTGAAAAGGGAGTAGAAACTCAGATTTTCAAGGAAGATCAGGTTGTTGGAGTTATCAAGTTCCATCCAGACAACTCCAATCTCTTCCTTTCTGGAGGATCAAAGGGCCGCATCAAACTATGGGACATTAGAACTGGAAAGGAGGTCCATGAGTACATAAGAGATCTAGGTCCAATACTTGATGTTGAGTTTACCATTAATGGCAAGCATTTTATTTCATCTAGTGATGTCAGTGGGGGCAATGTTAGTGAAAATTCAATTATTGTTTGGGATGTATCCCGACAGGTTCCACTATCCAACCAG GTTTATGTGGAAGCCTATACGTGTCCCTGTGTAAGATGCCACCCATTTGATCCTTGTTTTGTTGCCCAGTCAAATGGAAATTATATTGCAATCTTCTCTACAAATCCCCCATTCAAGCTAGACAAGTATAAAAGGTATGAAAGCCATGGGGTATCAGGGTTCCCCATTAAGTGCAACTTCAGCTCAGATGGTGAGAAGCTTGTTTCTGGCTCCTCAGACGGTTCCATATATTTCTACAGCTATAGATCATCAGATATTATCAAGAAAATCAAGGCATATGAGCAGGCCTGCATTGATGTTGCTTTCCACCCTATAATGCCTAATGTAATTGCTTCTTGTGGTTGGAATGGAGAGGTTTCTGTATTTGAGTGA
- the LOC110601182 gene encoding transcription factor bHLH123 isoform X1, producing MADEFNTTTNWWESSRNRFDTGPSSSSSGLNSLGSFAWPSEMVDVKGRSSIESATVSDSSVVFHDTQKLQQGHDSGPDLHMMGLGLSSQAMDWNHALLRGDKTDGSFRSMLQENLNSSTSYQQETGIGSSHVQWRERMFSGDSSMNEFKQMGRGFSLDQPQFSPHESSSDSTVTCQALQSSGFQMDSTAIYGSPSTMLQGLLVSDNQPTQQASFENRPMSYPYGANYGISSNELVPSWSNKVPQFLRNSPPKQPPHSQLHFSNNAPFWNASASSMSDVRPNFFPSLQPQFPTSNFEEKPKQNISEIRDSSTVVKKSGSEPAATKRPRNETPSPMPAFKVRKEKMGDRITALQQLVSPFGKTDTASVLSEAIEYIKFLHEQVTVLSTPYMKSGAPIHHQQSSDKSNKDPEGQKPDLRSRGLCLVPISSTFPVTHETTVDFWTPTFGGTFR from the exons ATGGCGGATGAGTTCAACACAACCACAAACTGGTGGGAGTCTTCTAGGAACAGGTTTGATACCGGcccttcttcttcatcttcaggGCTTAATAGTTTAGGCAGCTTTGCTTGGCCATCGGAAATGGTGGATGTCAAAGGAAGGTCTTCTATTGAGTCTGCCACCGTCTCAGATAGTTCTGTAGTTTTTCATGATACCCAGAAGCTGCAACAAGGCCACGATTCTGGTCCTGACTTGCATATGATGGGTTTAGGCCTCTCTTCCCAGGCCATGGATTGGAACCATGCTTTACT TCGCGGTGATAAAACTGACGGCAGCTTCCGTTCGATGCTGCAAGAGAACTTGAATTCGAGCACGAGTTATCAGCAAGAAACTGGGATCGGATCATCTCATGTTCAGTGGAGAGAGAGAATGTTTAGTGGGGATTCTTCCATGAATGAGTTTAAGCAAATGGGCCGAGGTTTTTCTTTAGATCAACCGCAGTTTAGTCCTCATGAGAGCTCCAGTGATAGTACTGTGACATGTCAAGCTTTGCAGTCATCTGGTTTCCAGATGGATTCAACTGCTATCTACGGAAGCCCTTCAACGATGTTGCAAGGTCTACTGGTATCAGATAATCAACCGACACAACAGGCTTCTTTCGAGAACCGGCCGATGAGCTATCCATATGGGGCAAATTATGGGATTAGTAGTAATGAATTGGTGCCTTCATGGTCTAATAAGGTGCCTCAGTTCTTGAGAAATTCACCCCCTAAACAGCCTCCCCATAGCCAATTGCATTTCTCCAATAATGCCCCCTTTTGGAATGCATCTGCAAGTTCCATGAGTGATGTTCGTCCAAACTTTTTCCCATCGTTGCAACCTCAATTTCCAACATCAAATTTCGAAGAAAAACCAAAG CAGAATATATCTGAAATACGGGATTCGAGTACAGTAGTGAAGAAAAGTGGGAGTGAGCCAGCAGCAACAAAAAGGCCTCGAAATGAAACACCATCGCCCATGCCAGCCTTTAAG GTGAGGAAAGAGAAGATGGGGGACAGAATCACTGCGCTCCAACAATTGGTTTCACCTTTCGGAAAA ACTGATACAGCATCAGTGCTCTCTGAAGCTATTGAATACATCAAATTCCTCCATGAGCAAGTCACT gtACTAAGCACCCCGTACATGAAAAGTGGAGCTCCCATACACCACCAGCAG AGTTCTGACAAGTCTAACAAGGACCCAGAAGGACAAAAACCAGATCTTAGGAGCCGAGGTTTGTGTCTGGTACCGATTTCGAGCACATTTCCGGTAACTCATGAGACGACAGTTGATTTTTGGACCCCTACATTCGGTGGAACATTCAGATAG
- the LOC110601182 gene encoding transcription factor bHLH123 isoform X2, with product MADEFNTTTNWWESSRNRFDTGPSSSSSGLNSLGSFAWPSEMVDVKGRSSIESATVSDSSVVFHDTQKLQQGHDSGPDLHMMGLGLSSQAMDWNHALLRGDKTDGSFRSMLQENLNSSTSYQQETGIGSSHVQWRERMFSGDSSMNEFKQMGRGFSLDQPQFSPHESSSDSTVTCQALQSSGFQMDSTAIYGSPSTMLQGLLVSDNQPTQQASFENRPMSYPYGANYGISSNELVPSWSNKVPQFLRNSPPKQPPHSQLHFSNNAPFWNASASSMSDVRPNFFPSLQPQFPTSNFEEKPKNISEIRDSSTVVKKSGSEPAATKRPRNETPSPMPAFKVRKEKMGDRITALQQLVSPFGKTDTASVLSEAIEYIKFLHEQVTVLSTPYMKSGAPIHHQQSSDKSNKDPEGQKPDLRSRGLCLVPISSTFPVTHETTVDFWTPTFGGTFR from the exons ATGGCGGATGAGTTCAACACAACCACAAACTGGTGGGAGTCTTCTAGGAACAGGTTTGATACCGGcccttcttcttcatcttcaggGCTTAATAGTTTAGGCAGCTTTGCTTGGCCATCGGAAATGGTGGATGTCAAAGGAAGGTCTTCTATTGAGTCTGCCACCGTCTCAGATAGTTCTGTAGTTTTTCATGATACCCAGAAGCTGCAACAAGGCCACGATTCTGGTCCTGACTTGCATATGATGGGTTTAGGCCTCTCTTCCCAGGCCATGGATTGGAACCATGCTTTACT TCGCGGTGATAAAACTGACGGCAGCTTCCGTTCGATGCTGCAAGAGAACTTGAATTCGAGCACGAGTTATCAGCAAGAAACTGGGATCGGATCATCTCATGTTCAGTGGAGAGAGAGAATGTTTAGTGGGGATTCTTCCATGAATGAGTTTAAGCAAATGGGCCGAGGTTTTTCTTTAGATCAACCGCAGTTTAGTCCTCATGAGAGCTCCAGTGATAGTACTGTGACATGTCAAGCTTTGCAGTCATCTGGTTTCCAGATGGATTCAACTGCTATCTACGGAAGCCCTTCAACGATGTTGCAAGGTCTACTGGTATCAGATAATCAACCGACACAACAGGCTTCTTTCGAGAACCGGCCGATGAGCTATCCATATGGGGCAAATTATGGGATTAGTAGTAATGAATTGGTGCCTTCATGGTCTAATAAGGTGCCTCAGTTCTTGAGAAATTCACCCCCTAAACAGCCTCCCCATAGCCAATTGCATTTCTCCAATAATGCCCCCTTTTGGAATGCATCTGCAAGTTCCATGAGTGATGTTCGTCCAAACTTTTTCCCATCGTTGCAACCTCAATTTCCAACATCAAATTTCGAAGAAAAACCAAAG AATATATCTGAAATACGGGATTCGAGTACAGTAGTGAAGAAAAGTGGGAGTGAGCCAGCAGCAACAAAAAGGCCTCGAAATGAAACACCATCGCCCATGCCAGCCTTTAAG GTGAGGAAAGAGAAGATGGGGGACAGAATCACTGCGCTCCAACAATTGGTTTCACCTTTCGGAAAA ACTGATACAGCATCAGTGCTCTCTGAAGCTATTGAATACATCAAATTCCTCCATGAGCAAGTCACT gtACTAAGCACCCCGTACATGAAAAGTGGAGCTCCCATACACCACCAGCAG AGTTCTGACAAGTCTAACAAGGACCCAGAAGGACAAAAACCAGATCTTAGGAGCCGAGGTTTGTGTCTGGTACCGATTTCGAGCACATTTCCGGTAACTCATGAGACGACAGTTGATTTTTGGACCCCTACATTCGGTGGAACATTCAGATAG